Proteins encoded by one window of Mus musculus strain C57BL/6J chromosome 10, GRCm38.p6 C57BL/6J:
- the Chst3 gene encoding carbohydrate sulfotransferase 3: MAPPLPMEKGLALPQDFRDLVHSLKIRGRYVLFLAFVVIVFIFIEKENKIISRVSDKLKQIPHFVADANSTDPALLLSENASLLSLSELDSTFSHLRSRLHNLSLQLGVEPAMESQEAGAEKPSQQAGAGTRRHVLLMATTRTGSSFVGEFFNQQGNIFYLFEPLWHIERTVFFQQRGASAAGSALVYRDVLKQLLLCDLYVLEPFISPPPEDHLTQFLFRRGSSRSLCEDPVCTPFVKKVFEKYHCRNRRCGPLNVTLAGEACRRKDHVALKAVRIRQLEFLQPLVEDPRLDLRVIQLVRDPRAVLASRIVAFAGKYENWKKWLSEGQDQLSEDEVQRLRGNCESIRLSAELGLRQPAWLRGRYMLVRYEDVARRPLQKAREMYSFAGIPLTPQVEDWIQKNTQATRDSSDVYSTQKNSSEQFEKWRFSMPFKLAQVVQAACGPTMHLFGYKLARDAASLTNRSISLLEERGTFWVT; this comes from the exons ATGGCGCCCCCTCTCCCCATGGAGAAAGGACTCGCTTTGCCTCAGGATTTCCGGGACCTTGTACACAGCCTAAAGATTCGAGGCAGATACGTCTTGTTCCTGGCATTTGTGGTCATAGTTTTTATCTTcattgaaaaggaaaataaaatcatatccAG GGTCTCCGACAAGCTGAAGCAGATCCCTCATTTTGTGGCAGATGCCAACAGCACTGACCCAGCCCTGCTCTTATCGGAGAATGCATCTCTCTTGTCCCTGAGCGAGTTGGATTCCACCTTTTCCCATCTGCGGAGCCGCCTGCACAACCTGAGCCTGCAGCTGGGCGTGGAGCCAGCAATGGAGAgccaggaggctggggcagagaAGCCATCCCAGCAGGCTGGAGCAGGGACCCGGCGCCACGTGCTTCTCATGGCCACCACCCGCACGGGTTCCTCGTTCGTGGGCGAGTTCTTCAACCAGCAGGGCAATATCTTCTACCTCTTCGAGCCACTGTGGCACATCGAGCGCACCGTGTTCTTCCAGCAGCGAGGCGCCAGCGCGGCTGGTTCAGCCTTGGTCTACCGTGATGTCCTCAAGCAGTTGTTGCTATGCGACCTGTATGTGCTGGAGCCCTTCATCAGCCCTCCGCCCGAGGACCACTTGACTCAGTTCCTGTTCCGCCGGGGATCCAGCCGTTCACTCTGCGAGGATCCGGTGTGCACACCCTTCGTCAAGAAGGTCTTTGAGAAGTACCACTGCAGGAACCGTCGCTGCGGGCCACTCAACGTGACCTTGGCGGGCGAGGCCTGCCGCCGCAAGGACCACGTGGCCCTCAAGGCTGTGCGCATCCGTCAGCTGGAGTTCCTGCAGCCGCTAGTTGAGGACCCGAGGTTGGATCTACGAGTCATTCAGCTGGTGCGCGACCCCCGGGCCGTGCTGGCTTCACGCATAGTGGCCTTTGCGGGCAAGTATGAGAACTGGAAGAAGTGGCTGTCCGAGGGGCAGGACCAGCTGAGCGAGGATGAGGTGCAGCGATTGCGGGGCAACTGTGAGAGCATCCGCCTGTCTGCAGAGCTGGGCTTGCGGCAGCCAGCCTGGCTGCGCGGTCGTTACATGCTGGTGCGCTATGAGGATGTGGCACGCAGGCCACTGCAGAAGGCCCGAGAGATGTACAGCTTTGCGGGCATCCCCTTGACCCCGCAGGTGGAGGACTGGATCCAGAAGAACACGCAGGCGACACGCGACAGCAGCGATGTCTACTCCACTCAGAAAAACTCTTCTGAGCAGTTTGAGAAGTGGCGCTTCAGCATGCCTTTCAAGCTGGCACAGGTGGTACAGGCTGCCTGTGGCCCGACCATGCACCTCTTTGGCTACAAGTTGGCCAGGGATGCCGCCTCACTCACCAACCGCTCCATCAGCCTGCTGGAGGAGCGGGGCACCTTCTGGGTCACGTAG